Proteins from a single region of Leptolyngbya sp. CCY15150:
- a CDS encoding type IV secretion system DNA-binding domain-containing protein yields the protein MRYYTEQPLRLGQVDSSSTQSISQLLTSLQSRQGLTLLGCAVLIAAFSLMSQGKKGKLATSRFGGGPEKAAARKRAARQIQERKRNAVSLYIGKPTRKQDTRSLYLPDLQRGIAVCGGPGSGKTFSVIDPLIRSALDQGLPVVMYDFKYPTQSARHAAYAAKLGYDVRVLAPGFPESEVCNPIDFLRSESDAEMARQIATVLNKNFRLMTQSNEDGFFSAAGDQLTEALLMLAKSTPYPDIMTAQAVLGLTNLGNRVAAAQGMNSWIRVSFNQLIGVKDAEKTASGIVGSASETFTRFMKEGVLGAFCGQTSIPLDLTGKQLLILGMDRERRDVVGPLVATVLHMLVTRNVAQRRRDPLIVAIDELPTLYLPTLVQWLNENREDGLAVILGFQNLVQLEKTYGRELARAILGACATKAVFNPQEYEAARMFSDFLGDEEIQHKQKSRNRGGGKSSTTISDQERTRKLFEPSQFLRLPPGKCILINPGFTSRGEAAIPILQAIKIPKADVQASEGSEALWAKIHTRLVRRSPQRMPTAADLERRRQMVEALLPEPQAPVHSAYPDPAGLIDKYSSLL from the coding sequence ATGCGTTACTACACAGAACAACCTTTACGTCTGGGGCAGGTTGATTCATCATCTACTCAGTCTATCTCTCAGCTTCTTACCTCACTCCAGTCTCGCCAAGGGCTTACTCTACTGGGCTGTGCGGTACTGATTGCTGCCTTTTCCCTGATGAGTCAAGGTAAGAAAGGGAAGCTCGCTACCAGTCGCTTTGGTGGCGGCCCAGAGAAAGCCGCTGCCCGCAAGCGTGCGGCAAGGCAGATTCAGGAGCGAAAGCGCAACGCAGTTTCCCTCTACATCGGCAAGCCCACTCGCAAGCAAGATACCCGGTCTCTATACCTGCCCGACCTCCAGCGAGGCATCGCTGTTTGCGGTGGGCCAGGCTCCGGTAAAACCTTCAGCGTCATTGACCCGCTGATTCGCTCCGCCCTTGACCAGGGGCTGCCGGTGGTGATGTATGACTTCAAGTATCCGACCCAAAGCGCTCGCCATGCCGCCTATGCCGCCAAGCTGGGCTACGACGTGCGGGTGCTGGCCCCCGGCTTTCCCGAATCCGAGGTGTGCAACCCCATCGACTTCCTGCGCAGTGAGTCCGATGCCGAGATGGCCCGGCAAATCGCTACGGTGCTCAACAAAAACTTTCGCCTGATGACCCAGAGCAACGAAGACGGCTTCTTCTCCGCCGCTGGTGACCAACTGACAGAGGCACTGCTGATGCTGGCCAAGTCCACCCCATATCCCGACATCATGACCGCCCAGGCGGTGCTCGGGCTGACCAACCTGGGCAACCGGGTGGCGGCGGCTCAAGGTATGAACAGCTGGATTCGAGTCTCCTTTAACCAGCTGATTGGGGTGAAAGATGCCGAGAAAACCGCCAGCGGCATTGTGGGCAGCGCCAGCGAGACCTTCACCCGCTTTATGAAAGAAGGGGTGCTGGGAGCCTTCTGCGGTCAAACCTCTATCCCTCTCGATTTAACCGGCAAGCAGTTGCTGATTCTAGGGATGGATCGGGAGCGACGGGATGTGGTGGGGCCGCTGGTGGCCACAGTGCTGCACATGCTGGTCACCCGCAATGTGGCCCAGCGTCGGCGAGATCCCCTGATTGTCGCCATTGACGAGCTGCCCACTCTTTACCTTCCCACCCTGGTGCAGTGGCTAAATGAAAACCGAGAGGACGGGCTGGCGGTCATTCTCGGCTTTCAAAACTTGGTGCAGCTAGAGAAAACCTACGGTCGTGAGCTGGCCCGCGCCATCTTGGGAGCCTGTGCTACCAAAGCGGTCTTCAACCCCCAGGAATACGAAGCAGCCCGCATGTTCTCCGACTTTCTGGGGGACGAAGAAATCCAGCATAAGCAAAAGTCGCGCAATCGCGGCGGCGGTAAATCCAGCACCACCATTTCCGACCAGGAGCGCACCCGCAAGCTGTTTGAACCTAGCCAGTTTCTGCGCCTGCCGCCGGGCAAATGCATCTTGATCAACCCCGGCTTTACCTCCCGAGGGGAAGCCGCCATCCCGATTCTGCAGGCGATCAAGATTCCTAAGGCCGATGTGCAGGCCAGTGAGGGCAGCGAAGCCCTGTGGGCCAAAATCCACACTCGCCTGGTGCGCCGCAGCCCCCAGCGGATGCCCACTGCCGCTGATTTAGAAAGGCGAAGACAGATGGTGGAAGCGTTGTTACCTGAACCTCAAGCTCCGGTTCATTCGGCCTACCCCGACCCCGCTGGTCTGATCGACAAGTACAGCAGTTTACTTTAG
- a CDS encoding TrbI/VirB10 family protein, with product MTIPNHPWDDQEMADLVGLHLPEPASEPGQEVVSAHTVSETEPLLDAEDINGQALRDPKPRLSLAANPFTKLGVVAAGTGLVIGVLAVFTSGVIKNDSPPTEEAQADFPAPMVEETEMSATDDRGQLLTDLALGRQQAELEALANEEQTAAPEAPTARETPELSSAPPSPPPQPVATQPAPPLPRPTPAPPSSTRPVAAQPVPQAVVDPVDPMERWLALSQVGSYGQGSPLPQVDTQPSSPPLTTTPMSVPGAVAQVSRSSPPDINHVEEAAILQGQPVTSFPTSPLVLTGSQASAVLETPLIWAEAAETDRSQFVVQLTEPLLTATGDIGLPADTSLVVQVTSVADSGLVQLTVVSFIQGGQETPLPAGTLQLRGVEGTPLIAQKYDDPGMDIARMDATMAAMAGLSRAMALVNRPRTSSVITSAGGSAITQDAGDANLLAGMLEGAFEQLLGQMETRNQAALDELLNRPVIWHLPTGTEVDVYVNQTVAL from the coding sequence ATGACCATACCTAACCATCCATGGGACGACCAAGAGATGGCTGACCTAGTGGGTCTCCACCTACCCGAACCGGCCTCTGAACCGGGACAGGAGGTTGTATCTGCACACACCGTATCGGAAACGGAACCTCTACTGGATGCCGAAGATATCAACGGACAGGCCTTAAGGGATCCAAAGCCCAGACTATCCCTGGCGGCTAACCCCTTCACCAAGCTAGGTGTTGTCGCTGCTGGAACCGGTCTGGTGATTGGGGTTTTAGCGGTCTTCACCAGCGGGGTGATCAAGAATGACTCTCCACCGACTGAAGAAGCGCAAGCCGATTTTCCAGCCCCTATGGTCGAAGAAACCGAGATGAGTGCCACCGATGATCGGGGGCAGCTGCTAACGGATTTAGCACTGGGACGTCAACAGGCTGAACTGGAGGCCCTAGCCAATGAAGAGCAAACGGCTGCACCGGAAGCGCCAACCGCTAGAGAAACGCCCGAGTTGTCTTCAGCACCCCCATCCCCGCCGCCCCAGCCTGTGGCGACTCAACCCGCCCCGCCCCTGCCTCGACCGACTCCAGCCCCTCCTAGTTCAACCCGTCCCGTCGCTGCCCAACCGGTGCCCCAGGCAGTCGTTGATCCAGTCGATCCCATGGAACGGTGGCTAGCGCTGTCCCAGGTGGGCAGCTATGGACAAGGGAGCCCCTTACCCCAGGTGGACACTCAACCTTCTTCACCACCTCTGACAACGACTCCAATGTCCGTTCCTGGGGCAGTAGCTCAAGTCAGCAGATCATCCCCACCTGACATCAACCATGTCGAAGAAGCGGCCATTCTCCAGGGTCAACCGGTGACATCTTTCCCGACATCGCCCCTGGTGCTGACTGGCAGCCAAGCTTCAGCTGTACTGGAAACGCCGTTAATCTGGGCGGAAGCAGCCGAGACAGACAGGTCTCAGTTCGTGGTGCAGTTGACCGAACCCCTGCTGACCGCCACTGGAGACATCGGCTTACCAGCAGACACATCACTGGTGGTACAGGTGACATCGGTGGCAGACAGCGGCCTAGTGCAGCTGACGGTGGTCTCATTCATTCAGGGTGGGCAAGAAACCCCTCTGCCCGCTGGAACCCTTCAACTGCGAGGGGTAGAAGGCACACCTCTAATAGCCCAGAAGTATGACGACCCAGGAATGGACATCGCTCGCATGGATGCCACGATGGCGGCCATGGCTGGCTTATCTCGGGCGATGGCGTTAGTGAATCGACCCAGAACCTCCTCAGTCATTACCTCTGCCGGAGGTAGCGCGATCACCCAAGATGCTGGAGATGCCAATCTTCTGGCTGGGATGCTGGAAGGTGCTTTTGAGCAGCTCTTGGGGCAGATGGAGACCCGAAATCAGGCGGCCCTGGATGAACTCTTGAATCGCCCTGTCATCTGGCATTTGCCAACCGGCACTGAGGTCGATGTGTACGTGAATCAAACGGTGGCGCTATGA
- a CDS encoding M23 family metallopeptidase has product MLAICLHSWRVPPAYSSLQPGTPVPVIQDQMLGIKPDWVQITLRSLPAVLESGSFEAPADLIRLLGYDPSRVWQAGQTADQYMQLGDFQDSFQLQQFSLYEIATLVGLDWPALRLADVALVAWQTLEDLVQAVPDLTSRPVESVPPIADLLQGDVDPQTAIAEVLQDEDLVSLSLGNLNLEQYGLSDIPGLMEAPLERFRDWQQSVINQVPGLADVPFANFPNPIVEQGVVVGQVDVVLGAAEGNRTNTISGSYVEGFNVPCEANCAHLEIGQPTLVEGTQWVSGKYQQVRGGRGTLAAANGGLEPTGRHPFGNAFKVAVLDTDEASGTAETGLYFRMCVRNLLADLGCTPYFIGPIPWLPVQEEGMVFLGQIQEGLSTTDSADVAAAKGIDPQTGEPTPTPTPAPRASGSPGTATGQLIHPAPGYEVTSSFGYRTHPIHGDRRLHSGTDFGTPTGTLIRAADGGQVTFADISGSLTSGYGRLVIVNHGNGLETYYAHLQGFFVREGDIIAQGDPVGRANSTGWSTGPHLHFEVRQNGQPQNPMTYLS; this is encoded by the coding sequence ATGTTGGCGATCTGCCTCCATAGCTGGCGGGTGCCACCGGCCTACTCCAGCCTCCAGCCAGGAACACCGGTGCCTGTGATTCAGGATCAGATGTTGGGCATCAAGCCCGACTGGGTGCAGATTACTCTGCGCAGCCTGCCTGCGGTGCTGGAGTCTGGTTCCTTCGAGGCTCCAGCGGATCTGATCCGTCTGCTGGGCTACGACCCATCGCGAGTCTGGCAGGCAGGGCAAACCGCAGACCAGTACATGCAGTTGGGTGATTTTCAGGACAGCTTCCAACTCCAGCAGTTCTCGCTGTACGAGATTGCTACCCTGGTAGGGCTGGATTGGCCTGCCCTACGGCTAGCGGATGTTGCCCTAGTGGCCTGGCAAACCCTGGAGGACTTGGTGCAGGCGGTGCCGGATCTAACCAGTCGCCCAGTGGAATCTGTGCCCCCGATCGCTGACCTGCTTCAGGGAGACGTCGATCCACAAACTGCGATCGCTGAGGTGCTTCAAGATGAGGACTTAGTGTCCCTCAGCCTAGGAAACCTCAACCTAGAGCAGTACGGTCTGTCCGACATTCCAGGGTTGATGGAGGCTCCGCTGGAACGCTTCCGTGACTGGCAGCAGTCGGTTATCAACCAGGTGCCCGGCCTGGCCGATGTCCCCTTCGCCAACTTTCCCAACCCCATCGTGGAGCAGGGCGTGGTGGTAGGCCAGGTGGATGTAGTGCTTGGCGCGGCGGAAGGCAACCGAACTAACACCATCAGCGGCAGCTATGTGGAGGGGTTCAATGTGCCCTGTGAAGCTAACTGCGCCCACCTGGAAATTGGTCAACCCACCCTGGTGGAAGGTACCCAGTGGGTTTCCGGCAAGTACCAGCAGGTGCGCGGCGGGCGGGGAACCTTAGCTGCCGCCAACGGTGGTCTAGAACCTACCGGTCGCCATCCCTTTGGCAATGCCTTCAAGGTGGCGGTGCTCGACACCGATGAGGCCTCCGGTACCGCTGAAACCGGGTTATATTTCCGCATGTGCGTTCGCAACCTGTTGGCGGACTTAGGCTGTACCCCCTACTTCATCGGCCCCATTCCCTGGCTGCCGGTGCAGGAAGAGGGCATGGTCTTTTTGGGTCAAATCCAGGAAGGTCTTTCCACTACCGATTCAGCCGACGTTGCAGCGGCAAAAGGAATTGACCCGCAGACTGGAGAACCCACACCCACACCAACGCCAGCACCTAGAGCTTCAGGATCGCCTGGAACTGCTACCGGACAGTTGATTCACCCGGCACCGGGCTATGAAGTCACCAGTAGTTTTGGCTATCGTACCCATCCCATCCATGGCGATCGCCGTCTCCACAGCGGTACCGATTTTGGCACCCCTACCGGCACCCTTATTCGAGCGGCGGACGGCGGGCAGGTCACCTTCGCGGATATCAGCGGCTCCCTCACCAGTGGCTATGGCAGGCTCGTGATTGTCAACCACGGCAATGGCTTAGAGACCTACTACGCCCATCTGCAAGGATTTTTTGTGCGTGAGGGCGACATCATTGCCCAAGGCGATCCGGTCGGTCGCGCCAACAGTACCGGTTGGTCAACCGGGCCGCATTTGCACTTTGAGGTGCGCCAGAACGGTCAGCCCCAAAACCCCATGACTTATCTCAGTTAA